CCAAGGCCACGCCGTTGAAATGCCCGGGCCTGTGGGCCCCTTCCATCACGCGCTCCAATTCCCCAAAATCAAACGACAGCTTGGCCTGGTGCCGGTACATCTCCTCTGGGCTGGGCGCGAAGAGCACGTCGCAGCCTGCCTGCTCCAGCATTTCCGCATCGGCGCCCAGGAGCCGCGGGTACAGCCGGTAGTCATCTGCGTTGTTGAACTGGGCGGGGTTCACAAACACGCTGCAGACCGTGACATCATTCTGCCGGTTGGCGGCGCGTATAAGTGAGAGGTGGCCGTCATGCAGGGCGCCCATGGTGGGCACAAAGCCAATGCGCTTGCCTTGCTGGCGCAGCCGCTCGGTATGCTGCCTGATATCAGATAAAGAAGTGAGCTGCAACATGGGCTGGGCGGTTGTTAAATGGTTTTGACAAAAGCGGCAAAGGTAGGATTTTATTCAAATAAATTGAGAATCAGCCAATAATTGCTTAATTTTGCATCTCGCAATAACTATTGCCTGTTTTTATCTTATTCATTCCAACCCTATGTCCAAATTGAGAATCTTATACGCGGCCACTGAGATTGATCCTTTCCTGCAGTCCACAAAAGTAGCGGAATTCCTGAGGATGTTGCCACAGGCCATGCAGGAACGCGGGATGGAAGTCCGGATTTTTGTTCCCCGTTTTGGGTTGATCAATGAGCGCAAGAACCGGTTGCATGAAGTGGTACGGTTATCTGGCATCAACATTGCCGTGGGCGAAGAAGAGAAACCTCTCATTATCAAGGTGGCATCTATCCCCAATGCCAAGCTTCAGGTTTATTTTATTGACAACGAAGACTATTTCCACCGCAAATCCGTTTTGGTGGACAAAGACAATAAATTTCACGCAGACAATGATGAGCGTGCCATCTTCTTCTGCAAAGGTGTTCTGGAAACGGTGAAAAAACTAGGTTGGGCCCCAGACATTGTGCATTGCAACGACTGGATGACCAGCTTGATTCCGCTGTACCTGAAGACTACGTACAAGAACGACCCTATTTTCAAGACCTCTAAATCTGTGTTCTCGGTATACAACAGTGAGTTTGCCCATAAGTTTGAGGGAGACCTGCTGGAGAAAGCCAAGATGCTGGACATTGAGGACGAAATGCTGGCCAATTTGCGTGCGGGTGACTTTGAGGCGTTCATCAAGATGGGCTTGCAATACGCAGACTCAGTGATCAAGGCCCCGGAGGATTTCAGTGACAACCTGAACGCGTTGTTCCAGGAGTACAACAACACCAAGCAGATCACCACCATTCATCAAGACGAAAACACGTTAGATTCTTACTTCAACCTATATAATGAACTTGCGAATTAGCAAAGCCGCCGCGGCCCTCTTTCTTTCGTCTTTCCTGTTTTCTTCCTGTGAAGACCCCACGGCCATTGGCCTGGAGCTTCAGGATCCTGGTAGCCAGATTGGCACGTCGTTCACAGACACTGCCACTGTGCAGGCTTCTACCGTGTTGCTGAAAGACAATATTGTGTCTCTAGGCGGCGCCAATACATTGGTAGGTGAATTAACTGACGGGGAATTGGGCACCGTAACCGCTAGGGCTTTCACAGAACTAAGCCTGAACGGGACCAATATCACTTTTGAACCCAATAATGGGGCAGATTCATTGGTGCTGTTCTTAGACTATGGCTACTCTTATGGTGACATTAGAGAACCCATCACCCTGAACGTGCATGAACTGGACGAAAAGATTATTGATGAGGCGACTTACAACACTACTGCTTCTGTAGACTATAAGCCAGAAGTGCTGGGCTCAGTGACCTTTGTGCCTACTCCCAGAGCAACGTACAACGTGGTGAACGCACCCGGTGAC
This region of Rufibacter sp. LB8 genomic DNA includes:
- a CDS encoding glycogen/starch synthase, with amino-acid sequence MSKLRILYAATEIDPFLQSTKVAEFLRMLPQAMQERGMEVRIFVPRFGLINERKNRLHEVVRLSGINIAVGEEEKPLIIKVASIPNAKLQVYFIDNEDYFHRKSVLVDKDNKFHADNDERAIFFCKGVLETVKKLGWAPDIVHCNDWMTSLIPLYLKTTYKNDPIFKTSKSVFSVYNSEFAHKFEGDLLEKAKMLDIEDEMLANLRAGDFEAFIKMGLQYADSVIKAPEDFSDNLNALFQEYNNTKQITTIHQDENTLDSYFNLYNELAN